From Candidatus Vondammii sp. HM_W22, one genomic window encodes:
- a CDS encoding DUF4158 domain-containing protein, producing MPYKERLTVLHEAEINDLYGVPSLSLEEKRISFTLNDLEQDVIKSIRDRNHKCYAIGVLGTFRPKVTLISTAHTPQGLQRWLNFHFARLIA from the coding sequence ATGCCTTATAAAGAACGCCTGACCGTACTCCACGAAGCAGAAATTAACGATTTATATGGCGTTCCCAGCCTGTCACTGGAAGAAAAACGTATCAGTTTTACTCTGAATGATCTGGAGCAGGACGTTATTAAATCCATCAGGGATCGCAATCATAAATGCTATGCTATTGGGGTTCTGGGGACATTCCGTCCTAAAGTGACACTTATCTCTACAGCCCATACCCCACAAGGCCTACAGAGGTGGCTTAATTTTCATTTTGCACGATTGATTGCATAA
- a CDS encoding DUF3375 family protein, with translation MLADVRQVELETLVAAVGGLLNDAQEQPDSMDESIKVYQTNNHLVEQLRKYLDGQAWLENKRIMELIHGIKKQAITLKDEMPDSPVIEPLGLSDGEANVEVSALFRQTYT, from the coding sequence TTGCTCGCTGATGTTCGCCAGGTGGAGCTGGAGACTTTGGTGGCGGCGGTCGGCGGTTTGTTGAATGACGCGCAGGAGCAGCCCGATTCGATGGATGAATCGATAAAGGTCTACCAGACCAACAACCATCTGGTGGAACAGCTGCGTAAGTATCTGGATGGTCAGGCGTGGCTGGAGAACAAGCGGATTATGGAGCTTATTCATGGTATCAAGAAACAGGCGATAACGCTTAAGGACGAGATGCCGGACAGCCCGGTGATCGAGCCGCTGGGTCTGAGCGATGGCGAGGCCAATGTGGAGGTGAGCGCACTGTTTCGTCAAACATATACCTGA
- a CDS encoding DUF3375 domain-containing protein, whose protein sequence is MSVSIEQKSPQYEDWQSLDYEYLLRLKQSYPTLKLLAADNGPLIISFLYYNSSRSTGAPWRNPIWSPVWMTIFISYGRYMARRSTRRAPSVIWMIGVRELTLPAQILHGAERRAGVRFDTCN, encoded by the coding sequence ATGAGCGTCTCTATCGAACAGAAATCACCGCAGTATGAGGATTGGCAATCCCTGGACTATGAGTATCTGCTGCGTCTGAAGCAGTCTTATCCAACGCTGAAACTTCTGGCGGCGGACAATGGCCCGTTGATTATCAGTTTTCTCTATTACAATTCATCAAGGTCAACCGGCGCTCCTTGGCGCAATCCGATCTGGTCTCCCGTCTGGATGACTATCTTTATCAGTTACGGCAGATACATGGCGAGGCGCTCTACTCGAAGAGCGCCCAGCGTTATCTGGATGATTGGAGTGCGAGAGCTCACTCTCCCTGCTCAAATATTACACGGCGCAGAGCGACGAGCCGGTGTTCGATTTGACACCTGCAACTGA
- a CDS encoding DNA ligase, translated as MNRTGICLAGFFTLFVALATHAAAPDLLLLTKYQQSMNTNGWYMREKLDGVRAYWNGRQLLSRQGNAFAAHLWFTEKLPSFELDGELWISRKRFEEIHSITSQSQPHSGWNDITYNIFEVPNAQGGLPTRLGQLRDYLKREPVAHLRIIPQVICRDKNHLMARLKAVEAADGEGLVLRNPSSLYETGRGFNALKVKRFDDMEGRVIGYRPGKGKYQGMTGALWVEIEGGKRFYIGSGLTDRERAVPPAVGRVITFKYQSFTNNGIPRFASFLRVRDAH; from the coding sequence ATGAATAGAACAGGGATCTGTTTGGCTGGTTTTTTTACCCTATTTGTCGCCTTGGCAACTCATGCGGCAGCGCCTGATCTTCTGCTACTGACAAAATATCAGCAGTCGATGAATACAAACGGCTGGTATATGAGGGAGAAGCTCGATGGTGTACGGGCCTATTGGAATGGCAGACAATTGCTATCCCGCCAGGGAAATGCGTTTGCCGCACACCTCTGGTTCACCGAAAAGCTCCCCTCATTTGAGCTGGATGGTGAATTGTGGATTTCCCGGAAACGCTTCGAAGAGATACACTCCATTACCTCACAAAGCCAACCGCATTCGGGTTGGAACGACATCACCTACAATATTTTTGAGGTCCCCAATGCGCAGGGTGGTCTGCCTACCCGTCTTGGTCAACTTCGCGACTACCTGAAAAGAGAACCGGTTGCGCATCTCCGGATTATCCCTCAAGTGATTTGTCGCGATAAGAACCATCTCATGGCACGACTGAAGGCAGTGGAAGCAGCGGATGGTGAGGGGTTGGTATTGAGAAATCCCAGTAGTCTTTATGAAACTGGACGCGGTTTCAATGCACTCAAGGTGAAACGTTTCGATGATATGGAGGGCAGGGTGATCGGATACCGGCCCGGCAAAGGAAAATATCAGGGGATGACCGGAGCCTTGTGGGTAGAGATTGAGGGTGGTAAGCGTTTCTATATTGGCTCTGGACTGACAGACCGGGAGCGAGCGGTACCACCTGCTGTCGGCAGAGTGATTACGTTCAAGTACCAGAGCTTCACCAATAATGGTATTCCCCGATTTGCATCGTTTCTGCGGGTTAGAGATGCGCATTAG
- a CDS encoding antibiotic biosynthesis monooxygenase, which produces MIAEGEVPVGSPFAVSDRYGSRYECFRWNIGCPVLVTRRPKAGRKEKFEAYLKGITQCAMKHQGHLGVSIFKPEEGKGGDYRIIFKFDSEENLALWEQSDERQKWHGVAEEVSETGTVEIFTGLESWFAIPNQTGPVPHPPKYKMALVIWIGIFSLVTLLSLLLDPFLPRIFLLTAIVVLLMTYVVMSFLTSLLKKWLYQ; this is translated from the coding sequence ATGATTGCAGAAGGGGAGGTGCCGGTAGGCTCTCCCTTCGCTGTATCTGATCGCTATGGGAGTCGATATGAATGCTTCAGATGGAACATAGGGTGTCCGGTGCTGGTTACCCGTCGTCCCAAAGCGGGCCGGAAAGAGAAATTTGAAGCCTACCTGAAAGGAATTACCCAATGTGCCATGAAGCATCAGGGGCATTTGGGTGTCAGTATATTCAAACCGGAAGAGGGAAAAGGGGGCGACTATCGCATCATTTTTAAATTTGATAGTGAGGAAAATCTGGCGCTGTGGGAGCAGTCGGATGAACGTCAGAAGTGGCATGGTGTTGCTGAAGAGGTCAGTGAAACAGGAACGGTGGAAATCTTCACTGGGCTGGAGTCATGGTTCGCCATTCCCAATCAAACCGGGCCTGTCCCACACCCACCAAAATATAAAATGGCCCTGGTCATCTGGATCGGTATTTTTTCTCTGGTTACCCTGTTAAGTCTGCTGCTTGATCCTTTTCTGCCTCGTATCTTTCTATTGACTGCGATTGTTGTCCTGTTGATGACCTATGTGGTGATGTCTTTCCTGACCAGTCTGCTCAAAAAATGGCTTTATCAATGA
- a CDS encoding transposase, with amino-acid sequence MKHGKTHYGYKSHISIDRKHKVIRKYAITSAEVRDSQVFEERLDENNSNGSVWADSAYRSVEREAALPQSYSSQVDTQTPLK; translated from the coding sequence CTGAAGCATGGTAAAACCCACTATGGGTACAAAAGCCACATCAGCATAGACCGGAAGCACAAGGTCATTCGCAAGTACGCCATCACATCAGCAGAAGTTCGCGACAGCCAGGTCTTCGAGGAACGGCTGGATGAGAACAACAGTAATGGCAGTGTCTGGGCCGATTCTGCTTACCGCAGTGTAGAACGGGAAGCCGCTTTACCGCAGTCATATTCATCGCAAGTCGACACGCAAACGCCTCTTAAATGA
- the cmoB gene encoding tRNA 5-methoxyuridine(34)/uridine 5-oxyacetic acid(34) synthase CmoB, with protein sequence MIDYSGLYRLMQDTPLESWAESLPGRLERCFQQELHGDFDRWTGAIGRLPKLPTGKVELNNATVSIASDHRLEAAVEEKIRQLLKEMHPWRKGPYDLHGITIDTEWRSDWKWDRLASQIASLEDRMVLDVGCGNGYYCWRMAGAGARLVIGIDPTQLFLAQFLAVQHSLGSRAPVHMLPLGIEDVPPNLHAFDTVFSMGVLYHRRSPIDHLYELKGCLRQGEELILETLVIDGDEGQVLVPEGRYAKMRNVWFIPTPKTLAGWMKRCGFRNVRILDVTTTTVEEQRKTEWMEFESLADYLDPDNPELTIEGHPAPRRAIFLATSK encoded by the coding sequence ATGATCGATTACTCGGGCCTATATCGGCTGATGCAGGATACCCCGCTGGAGAGTTGGGCGGAATCCCTTCCTGGTAGACTAGAAAGATGCTTTCAGCAAGAGCTGCATGGTGATTTTGACCGTTGGACAGGAGCGATCGGACGATTACCGAAGCTACCCACAGGCAAAGTCGAGCTGAACAATGCAACCGTTTCTATCGCGTCTGATCACAGATTGGAAGCCGCTGTAGAGGAAAAAATAAGGCAGCTGCTGAAAGAGATGCACCCTTGGCGCAAAGGGCCTTATGATCTGCATGGCATTACTATTGACACCGAGTGGCGCTCCGACTGGAAATGGGATCGATTGGCATCCCAGATTGCATCTCTTGAAGATCGTATGGTACTGGATGTCGGGTGCGGTAATGGTTATTACTGCTGGCGAATGGCGGGGGCTGGTGCCCGATTGGTGATCGGCATTGATCCAACCCAGCTGTTTTTGGCACAGTTTCTCGCTGTCCAACACTCTCTCGGCAGTCGTGCTCCAGTGCATATGCTACCACTGGGGATAGAGGATGTTCCACCGAATCTTCACGCCTTCGACACGGTTTTTTCCATGGGAGTTCTTTACCATCGTCGCTCCCCCATCGATCACCTGTATGAGCTTAAAGGCTGCCTGAGGCAAGGGGAGGAACTGATACTTGAAACCCTTGTGATTGATGGCGATGAGGGACAAGTGCTAGTGCCTGAAGGGCGCTATGCCAAAATGCGCAACGTCTGGTTTATCCCAACACCGAAAACGCTTGCCGGCTGGATGAAGCGTTGTGGATTCAGGAATGTTCGAATCCTGGATGTCACCACCACCACGGTGGAAGAACAACGCAAGACCGAGTGGATGGAGTTTGAGTCCCTGGCAGATTATCTGGACCCGGATAACCCTGAGTTGACGATTGAAGGGCACCCTGCTCCACGACGGGCGATTTTTCTGGCCACCTCTAAGTAG
- the cmoA gene encoding carboxy-S-adenosyl-L-methionine synthase CmoA, with protein MSSNRDHIYATQKAMQEDFVFDKLIARVFPDMINRSVPGYASVIAMTGVLATEYAQADSLCYDLGCSLGATAIAMQGGIQVPGCRVIGVDNSEAMLDRARERINAAKNETPIELVCADIQDIEITDASIVVLNFTFQFIPVAQRSQLLKKIHNGLCPKGILVLSEKITFDDPEEERLQIEMHHAFKRANGYNDLEISGKRSALENVLIPEPLSVHNQWLREAGFSRADVWFQCFNFISLVARK; from the coding sequence ATGAGCAGCAACCGTGACCATATCTACGCAACCCAAAAAGCGATGCAGGAAGACTTCGTTTTCGACAAGCTTATCGCCCGGGTTTTCCCCGATATGATCAATCGTTCGGTCCCAGGCTATGCATCAGTGATTGCCATGACCGGCGTTCTGGCAACGGAGTATGCCCAAGCTGACTCTCTCTGTTATGACCTCGGCTGCTCTCTTGGGGCAACAGCCATAGCGATGCAGGGTGGCATCCAAGTTCCGGGATGCCGTGTCATTGGAGTGGATAATTCTGAAGCAATGCTGGATCGGGCCAGAGAACGGATAAACGCAGCAAAAAATGAAACCCCTATCGAACTAGTATGCGCCGATATTCAGGATATAGAGATAACAGATGCCTCTATCGTAGTATTGAATTTCACCTTCCAGTTCATCCCGGTTGCTCAACGCTCCCAACTGTTGAAGAAAATCCACAACGGCCTGTGTCCCAAAGGAATTCTGGTTCTATCAGAAAAAATCACCTTCGATGATCCGGAAGAGGAGAGACTGCAGATTGAGATGCATCATGCTTTCAAGCGGGCCAATGGTTATAACGATCTTGAGATCAGCGGGAAACGCAGTGCCCTCGAGAATGTGCTGATACCCGAGCCGCTGAGCGTGCATAACCAGTGGCTCAGAGAAGCAGGATTCAGTCGGGCAGATGTCTGGTTTCAGTGCTTCAATTTTATCTCACTGGTGGCCCGCAAATGA
- a CDS encoding transposase, whose protein sequence is MFKELVLQHLLNLNDDQTEFQIRDRYSFCRFLGLSPEGKGPRYQNGLGVS, encoded by the coding sequence ATGTTCAAAGAGTTGGTCCTACAGCATTTGCTCAATCTGAACGATGATCAAACAGAGTTCCAAATACGGGATCGCTATAGCTTTTGTCGTTTTCTTGGGCTGAGCCCGGAGGGTAAAGGTCCCAGATACCAAAACGGTTTGGGTGTATCCTGA
- a CDS encoding transposase has translation MVPVPRQRNTREENRQIKAGDSPEAWGDNKRSQKDVAARWTMKHGKTHYGYKNHISVDRKHKVIRKYATTSAEVHGSQVVEERLDENNSNDSVWADSAYRSQIRPKSTRKRPFE, from the coding sequence ATCGTTCCAGTACCCAGGCAGCGTAATACACGAGAGGAAAATAGGCAGATCAAAGCCGGGGATAGCCCCGAGGCATGGGGTGATAACAAACGCAGTCAGAAGGATGTTGCAGCACGCTGGACCATGAAGCATGGCAAAACCCACTATGGGTACAAAAACCACATCAGCGTAGACCGGAAGCACAAGGTCATTCGCAAGTATGCCACCACATCAGCTGAAGTTCATGGTAGCCAGGTCGTCGAGGAACGGCTGGATGAGAACAACAGTAATGACAGTGTCTGGGCCGATTCCGCTTACCGCAGTCAGATTCGTCCCAAGTCGACACGCAAACGTCCCTTTGAATGA
- a CDS encoding DEAD/DEAH box helicase, protein MPDANPSAPSFSDLNLPASLLSVLDEVGYETPSPIQAKAIPHLLKGLDLLGHAPTGTGKTAAFALPLLSRLNIRSKQVQVMVLAPTRELAIQVAEAFQRYASHIKGFHVLPIYGGQDYSGQIRQLKRGVHVVVGTPGRVMDHMRKGTLKLNNLQALVLDEADEMLRMGFIDDVEWILEQTPEKRQMALFSATMPRQIERIARRYLHDPQEISIKTRTATAETIRQRYWLVSGLHKLDALTRILEVESFDALLMFVRTKIATVELAQRLEARGYSAAALNGDMPQKQREQMIDRLKKGSLDILVATDVAARGLDVERISHVVNYDIPSDTEAYIHRIGRTGRAGREGDAILFVAPRERRMLSAIEKATRKKIEPLELPSTEVVNNKRIADFKQSISDTLASGELDFMQSMLEQYQQEHDVPALEIAAALAKMTIGDRQLLLKPEKERPSRSKSESRQRKEKGEPRQRRERSEPNQRKERSEPRQQKERSEPSQRKRQTRPEKGMERYRIEVGHQHEVKPGNIVGAIANEAGLDAEHIGHIDIQDEFSLIDLPLGMPKDIFQDLRKTWVCGQRLDISRLEQPGKKKKSGNKAKKRKKTGS, encoded by the coding sequence ATGCCCGATGCCAATCCTTCTGCCCCCAGTTTCAGCGATCTGAATCTGCCTGCCTCACTGTTGTCCGTGCTTGATGAGGTTGGCTATGAAACTCCTTCCCCAATTCAGGCAAAAGCTATTCCCCATCTGCTGAAGGGGCTGGACCTTTTGGGGCATGCTCCCACCGGCACCGGCAAGACGGCCGCTTTTGCCTTACCTCTACTGTCGCGCCTGAATATCCGCAGCAAGCAGGTCCAGGTGATGGTGCTTGCCCCGACCCGTGAACTGGCGATCCAGGTGGCAGAAGCCTTTCAGCGTTATGCCTCTCACATCAAAGGATTTCATGTTTTGCCCATCTATGGCGGACAGGACTATTCCGGGCAGATACGGCAGCTGAAACGGGGCGTACATGTGGTTGTCGGTACCCCGGGAAGGGTGATGGATCACATGCGCAAGGGCACGCTCAAGCTGAATAATCTGCAGGCGCTGGTATTGGATGAGGCGGATGAGATGCTGCGCATGGGTTTCATCGATGATGTCGAATGGATCCTGGAGCAGACGCCTGAGAAACGTCAGATGGCGCTCTTCTCGGCGACCATGCCGAGACAGATTGAGCGCATCGCACGGCGTTATCTGCATGACCCGCAGGAGATCTCCATCAAGACCCGTACCGCTACGGCGGAGACCATTCGCCAGCGCTATTGGCTGGTCAGTGGCCTGCACAAGCTGGATGCGCTGACCCGGATACTGGAGGTGGAGTCCTTTGATGCCCTGCTCATGTTTGTGCGCACTAAGATCGCTACCGTAGAGTTGGCACAACGGCTGGAGGCCAGAGGCTATTCGGCTGCGGCACTGAATGGCGATATGCCACAAAAACAGCGGGAGCAGATGATCGATCGCCTGAAAAAGGGCTCACTGGATATCCTGGTCGCCACCGATGTCGCCGCACGAGGCCTGGATGTGGAGCGGATCAGTCACGTGGTCAACTATGATATCCCTTCTGACACTGAAGCTTATATTCATCGCATCGGACGCACCGGGCGGGCGGGCCGCGAGGGCGATGCGATCCTGTTTGTCGCGCCCCGGGAGCGGCGGATGCTCAGCGCTATCGAAAAGGCGACGCGGAAGAAGATTGAGCCGCTGGAGCTGCCTTCGACCGAGGTGGTTAACAATAAACGGATAGCAGATTTCAAACAGAGTATCAGCGATACCCTGGCTTCCGGTGAATTGGATTTCATGCAAAGCATGCTGGAGCAGTATCAGCAAGAGCACGATGTACCCGCCCTGGAGATTGCCGCAGCGCTTGCCAAGATGACCATCGGTGATAGACAGTTGTTGCTGAAGCCGGAAAAAGAGCGGCCTTCACGCTCAAAATCTGAGTCGCGGCAGCGCAAAGAAAAGGGTGAACCGCGTCAACGCAGAGAACGGAGTGAACCGAATCAGCGCAAGGAAAGAAGCGAGCCACGTCAGCAAAAAGAACGAAGTGAGCCGAGCCAGCGCAAGCGGCAGACTAGGCCTGAGAAGGGCATGGAGCGGTATCGGATCGAAGTTGGGCACCAACACGAGGTCAAGCCTGGCAATATCGTCGGTGCCATTGCCAATGAGGCGGGGCTGGATGCAGAACACATCGGACATATCGATATTCAAGACGAATTCAGTCTGATCGACCTGCCCTTGGGCATGCCGAAAGATATATTTCAGGATCTCAGAAAGACCTGGGTATGTGGTCAACGCCTCGATATTTCACGGCTGGAGCAGCCAGGAAAAAAGAAAAAGAGCGGAAACAAAGCTAAAAAGAGAAAGAAAACAGGCAGCTAG
- a CDS encoding DEAD/DEAH box helicase: MSFDTLGLSAELLRAISEQGYTEPTPIQRQAIPLIMEGKDVLGGAQTGTGKTAGFTLPLLQRLTLSPSHKGRRPVRALILTPTRELAAQVEASVDTYGRHLPLKSAVIFGGVKINPQIEKLRRGVDILVATPGRLLDHAGQKTVDLSQVEILVLDEADRMLDMGFIHDIRKIFALLPESSARQNLLFSATFSNEIKQLADRLLNSPVLIEVARRNMTAERIEQVVHPVDKLRKRELLSHLISSQNWYQVLVFTRTKHGANRLAQQLEKDGLSASAIHGNKSQAARTRALAGFKSGEVQVLVATDIAARGLDIDQLPHVVNYELPNVPEDYVHRIGRTGRAGNEGEAISLVCVDELKLLRDIERLLKREIQKVVLDDYEPDPNIKAEPIQNGRNGKGRSQPRRQSEGHRRGRASASKSAEARRNTNTERSEEGHTPSKSPHKHVRRKAGDSQAKQPHRHPRSGQGKAAQGKERAALLGGGFRNK; the protein is encoded by the coding sequence ATGTCATTTGATACCCTCGGCCTGTCGGCCGAACTTCTGCGCGCCATCAGCGAGCAGGGCTACACAGAACCAACCCCTATTCAACGCCAGGCAATCCCCCTTATTATGGAAGGGAAAGATGTTCTGGGTGGTGCCCAAACCGGCACCGGCAAGACCGCAGGCTTCACTCTGCCGCTGCTTCAACGGCTGACCCTAAGTCCCTCTCATAAAGGCCGGCGCCCTGTTCGGGCGCTGATTCTTACTCCTACCCGCGAGTTGGCAGCCCAGGTCGAAGCGAGCGTGGATACCTATGGCCGTCACCTGCCGCTGAAATCAGCCGTGATTTTCGGCGGGGTTAAGATCAACCCACAGATAGAAAAATTGCGCAGGGGCGTGGATATCCTGGTGGCAACACCGGGCCGGCTGCTGGATCACGCCGGTCAGAAGACGGTGGATCTGTCGCAAGTGGAAATTCTGGTGCTGGACGAAGCAGACCGGATGCTGGATATGGGCTTCATCCACGATATCCGCAAGATATTTGCATTGCTCCCGGAGAGCAGTGCACGGCAGAACCTGTTGTTCTCCGCCACCTTCTCCAATGAGATCAAGCAGCTTGCCGATCGTTTGCTCAACAGCCCTGTACTGATTGAAGTGGCGCGCCGCAACATGACTGCTGAACGGATCGAACAGGTTGTTCACCCGGTGGACAAACTCCGCAAACGGGAACTGTTGAGCCACCTGATCAGTTCGCAAAATTGGTATCAAGTGCTGGTCTTCACACGCACCAAACACGGTGCCAATCGTCTGGCTCAGCAGTTGGAGAAGGATGGTCTGAGCGCTTCGGCTATCCATGGCAATAAAAGTCAGGCTGCCCGTACCCGGGCCTTGGCCGGATTCAAGAGTGGTGAGGTGCAGGTACTGGTCGCCACGGATATTGCGGCCCGCGGCCTGGATATCGACCAGCTGCCCCACGTCGTGAACTACGAATTACCCAACGTGCCGGAGGACTATGTACACCGTATCGGCCGTACCGGCCGTGCCGGTAACGAAGGTGAGGCTATCTCCCTGGTGTGCGTGGATGAACTCAAACTGCTGCGGGATATCGAACGGCTGCTGAAACGCGAAATCCAAAAAGTGGTTTTGGATGATTATGAGCCGGATCCCAATATTAAGGCTGAGCCCATTCAAAACGGACGCAACGGCAAAGGTCGTTCACAGCCACGGAGACAGAGTGAGGGCCACCGGCGGGGCAGGGCATCGGCCAGTAAATCGGCCGAAGCCAGGAGAAACACCAATACAGAGCGCTCTGAAGAGGGACATACTCCGTCGAAATCCCCACACAAGCATGTTCGGCGTAAAGCTGGCGATTCCCAGGCAAAACAGCCGCATCGGCACCCCCGTTCTGGTCAGGGCAAGGCCGCCCAGGGTAAGGAGAGGGCTGCGTTGCTGGGTGGTGGGTTCAGAAACAAATAG
- a CDS encoding riboflavin synthase subunit alpha → MFTGIVQGTAEVVEIQQRDNFRTHKVRMPADQLEELKPGASVAHNGCCLTVVTIDGDLVSFDLMQETLKVTNLGELKTGDRFNFERAARFGDEIGGHQMSGHIICTAEVTQVVESENNHQVWFRLPQAQTKYIFAKGYIGIDGISLTIGDVEADQFNVNLIPETLARTNLGWRKLGDRINIEIDPQTQAIVDTVERVLAQKTD, encoded by the coding sequence ATGTTTACAGGCATTGTTCAAGGCACGGCTGAAGTCGTCGAGATTCAACAGAGGGATAATTTCCGCACCCACAAAGTGCGCATGCCTGCTGATCAACTTGAGGAGTTGAAACCGGGCGCGTCAGTCGCCCACAACGGCTGTTGTCTGACGGTGGTAACTATCGATGGTGATTTGGTCAGCTTCGATCTGATGCAGGAGACCCTGAAGGTCACCAACCTGGGTGAACTGAAGACCGGTGACCGTTTCAATTTCGAGCGGGCTGCCCGTTTTGGGGATGAGATTGGAGGTCACCAGATGTCCGGTCATATCATCTGCACGGCAGAGGTGACTCAAGTGGTCGAAAGCGAAAACAACCACCAAGTCTGGTTCAGGCTGCCTCAGGCGCAAACCAAATATATCTTCGCCAAAGGCTATATTGGGATCGATGGCATCAGCCTGACCATAGGCGATGTTGAAGCAGACCAGTTTAATGTCAACCTGATCCCCGAGACTCTGGCCCGCACCAACCTGGGATGGCGCAAGCTGGGAGACAGAATCAATATTGAGATCGACCCTCAGACCCAGGCAATTGTTGACACTGTAGAGCGGGTGTTGGCGCAAAAGACGGATTGA
- a CDS encoding tyrosine-type recombinase/integrase codes for MTEWHWLKENPFGLVKQPKPAKPRSRVITQKEVEMILHTCGYGSGTLTAQVGDVMLFALETAMRIGEICGLTWEHVHARYVHIPETKNGTTRNVPLSSKAKVLLSDQTKENPVFGMNTAQADALWRKCRDRALIKNLHFHDTRRTALTRLAQKFSGHRDLRILQNVYYQPTIDDLADKLN; via the coding sequence GTGACAGAATGGCACTGGCTGAAAGAAAACCCGTTCGGGTTAGTGAAGCAGCCGAAACCAGCAAAACCTCGGTCCCGTGTCATCACTCAGAAAGAGGTGGAAATGATACTGCATACCTGCGGCTACGGATCAGGAACACTGACAGCACAAGTGGGTGACGTGATGCTATTCGCCTTGGAGACCGCTATGCGTATCGGTGAGATATGCGGGCTAACCTGGGAGCATGTTCACGCGCGGTATGTCCATATTCCGGAGACCAAAAATGGGACCACCAGAAACGTGCCTTTATCTAGTAAGGCCAAGGTCTTGTTGTCAGATCAGACAAAAGAAAATCCGGTATTTGGCATGAATACCGCTCAGGCAGACGCGCTGTGGCGAAAGTGCCGGGACAGAGCGTTAATTAAGAATTTACACTTCCACGACACTCGTCGCACCGCTTTGACCAGATTAGCCCAAAAATTCAGCGGTCACCGTGATTTGAGAATATTGCAAAACGTGTACTACCAACCAACTATTGATGATCTTGCAGATAAACTAAATTAA